In Staphylococcus lloydii, the following proteins share a genomic window:
- the pxpB gene encoding 5-oxoprolinase subunit PxpB, with protein METKILNEQTIIYYFENEISRPTFNKVQHVVTYIEKQQLSAILEIVPSYRSIMLTIDTTVDVPKNVITQLNIEALDLNSISTEIKQTRIINIPVLYGDEYGPDLVEVAQHNHLSIDEVVNIHSSNSYLIYLLGFMPGFPFLGGLSEKIHTPRRSEPRTKIPAGSVGIANNQTGLYPKQSPGGWQIIGQTPIDVFNINREPMCLYQPGDYIKFYSITHEEFEDFKEQQQNNTFDYERLVTIENGN; from the coding sequence TTGGAAACCAAAATATTAAATGAACAAACAATTATATATTACTTCGAGAATGAAATTTCTCGACCAACATTTAATAAAGTACAACATGTAGTTACATATATCGAAAAGCAACAACTTAGTGCAATTTTAGAAATTGTGCCTTCTTATCGTTCTATTATGTTAACGATTGATACAACGGTTGACGTGCCCAAAAATGTAATTACTCAGTTAAATATTGAAGCGCTAGATTTAAATTCAATATCAACTGAAATTAAGCAAACACGCATTATAAACATACCAGTTCTCTATGGTGATGAGTATGGACCGGATTTAGTAGAAGTTGCGCAGCATAATCATTTAAGTATAGACGAAGTAGTAAACATACATAGTTCTAATTCATATTTGATTTATCTACTTGGATTTATGCCTGGTTTTCCATTTTTAGGTGGTCTAAGTGAAAAAATACATACACCTAGAAGAAGTGAACCTAGGACTAAGATACCTGCAGGGTCTGTTGGCATTGCTAACAATCAAACAGGTCTTTATCCAAAGCAATCACCAGGAGGTTGGCAAATTATAGGTCAAACACCGATTGATGTATTTAATATCAATAGAGAGCCAATGTGTCTATATCAACCAGGTGATTACATAAAATTTTATAGTATTACGCATGAAGAATTTGAAGATTTTAAAGAACAACAACAAAATAATACATTTGATTATGAAAGGTTGGTGACGATAGAAAATGGCAATTAA
- a CDS encoding biotin-dependent carboxyltransferase family protein has product MAIKIKQPGLFTTVQDEGRIGFQNLGFSIAGALDQYAFKIGQQLIGNNGPALECTIMGPTIEFKDNNTFVITGAPFNAQLNEISVPHQTVVKANKGDILKLNNVIEGARCYILFGKPLDIPKVANSYATHTRSQIGGFNGRTLKSGDYINCIENEYPNHTLGQSFNGQLNLDEQVTIHIVEGPQIDAFSASAQSDLTANTFTISDSSDRMGYRLKGPTISPDSSADIISEPVALGSIQVPNDGNPIILLNDKQTVGGYTKIANVCQADLNVLAQLKPGNKIQFKWITIEEATDKLIKQQQAFAKTLTAINEMPQFEMSEMRNTASKIAKLLKGE; this is encoded by the coding sequence ATGGCAATTAAAATTAAACAACCTGGATTATTCACTACTGTACAAGATGAAGGCCGTATCGGTTTTCAAAATTTAGGTTTTTCAATTGCAGGTGCATTAGATCAATACGCATTTAAAATTGGCCAACAACTCATTGGCAATAATGGACCGGCTTTAGAATGTACTATTATGGGTCCGACAATCGAGTTTAAAGATAATAATACATTCGTAATTACAGGCGCACCTTTTAATGCACAACTTAACGAAATATCAGTTCCACATCAGACCGTTGTGAAAGCGAATAAAGGTGACATTTTAAAATTAAATAATGTTATAGAGGGTGCTAGATGTTACATACTATTTGGAAAACCACTAGATATCCCAAAAGTAGCTAATAGTTATGCAACTCATACTCGTAGCCAAATTGGAGGATTTAATGGACGTACATTAAAATCAGGTGATTACATAAATTGTATTGAAAATGAGTATCCTAATCATACATTAGGACAAAGTTTTAATGGTCAACTTAATTTAGATGAGCAAGTAACTATTCATATTGTAGAAGGACCACAAATTGATGCTTTTTCTGCATCTGCGCAAAGTGATCTTACTGCAAATACTTTTACAATTTCTGATAGTTCCGATCGCATGGGTTACCGTTTAAAAGGGCCAACTATTAGTCCTGACAGTTCTGCAGATATAATATCAGAACCAGTTGCATTAGGAAGTATTCAAGTGCCTAATGATGGTAATCCAATCATTTTATTAAATGATAAGCAAACGGTGGGCGGTTATACAAAGATTGCAAATGTTTGCCAGGCTGATTTAAATGTTTTGGCTCAATTGAAGCCTGGTAATAAAATACAATTCAAATGGATAACTATAGAAGAAGCTACTGATAAATTAATTAAACAACAGCAAGCATTTGCAAAAACGTTAACAGCTATTAATGAAATGCCACAATTTGAAATGAGTGAAATGAGAAATACAGCTTCAAAAATAGCAAAATTATTAAAAGGGGAATAA
- a CDS encoding acetyl-CoA carboxylase biotin carboxyl carrier protein: MNLEQIEKLITLVKDNEVKKFSYKDHSSEIDIDFTEPHSGGNAVQPSANVSSTGSGNNSAHDEESTEADNTKSINASMVGTFFLQDEKELTNPIIEVGSTVNKGDVIGYIEAMKVLNEVVSDVEGTVSEIVVDHGTQVEYNQTLIKVD, translated from the coding sequence ATGAATTTAGAACAAATAGAAAAGTTAATTACATTAGTTAAGGACAATGAGGTTAAAAAATTTAGCTATAAGGATCATAGTAGTGAAATCGATATTGATTTTACAGAGCCACATAGTGGTGGTAATGCGGTTCAACCTTCTGCAAACGTATCTTCAACAGGGAGTGGGAATAACTCTGCTCATGATGAGGAAAGTACTGAAGCAGACAACACTAAATCAATAAATGCATCTATGGTCGGTACATTTTTCCTACAAGATGAAAAAGAATTGACTAATCCAATTATTGAAGTTGGTTCAACGGTTAACAAAGGTGATGTAATTGGTTATATCGAAGCAATGAAAGTATTAAATGAAGTCGTAAGCGATGTTGAAGGAACGGTAAGTGAAATCGTTGTGGATCATGGTACGCAAGTGGAATATAACCAAACGCTAATTAAAGTGGACTAA
- a CDS encoding acetyl-CoA carboxylase biotin carboxylase subunit, translated as MDRCLIANRGEIAIRIIRACRELNIETVAVYALGDENSLHVSLADQSVCIGEANALDSYLNQDRIISAAINTGATAIHPGYGFLSESASFARKVEENDIYFIGPTYRTMEMMGDKITARQTVHGADVPIIPGSTGAVESIEEVEEIAKDTGYPLVLKAASGGGGKGIRIVKSKEELSKALKEAKSEGAKYFDDDRVYVEAFIPVAKHVEVQVVGDGKDNFVHLGERDCSVQRKNQKLIEESPCSALSDEKRTQICNDAVKVARASNYRSAGTIEFLVTEDAYYFIEMNARIQVEHTVTEMRANRDLLQAQLYLMMYNELPFTQDEIAFDGHVIEARINAEDPEKGFQPSPGKVKGLHLPHGFNVRVDSLLYTGYMVSPYYDSLVAKVIVKASNRQLAIDKLKVTLDEMVIDGFTTTADFLFAVLNYPPYAHGDARDVDIKFLDRHNIIKEA; from the coding sequence ATGGATCGATGTCTAATCGCAAACAGAGGAGAAATTGCAATACGTATTATAAGAGCTTGTCGTGAACTCAATATTGAAACGGTTGCTGTCTACGCTTTAGGAGACGAAAATAGTTTACACGTCAGCTTAGCAGATCAATCGGTTTGTATTGGCGAAGCAAACGCTTTAGATAGTTATTTAAACCAAGATAGAATTATAAGTGCTGCAATTAATACAGGCGCAACAGCTATCCATCCTGGTTATGGTTTTTTATCAGAAAGTGCTTCTTTCGCTCGTAAAGTCGAAGAAAATGACATTTATTTTATTGGACCTACATACCGTACTATGGAAATGATGGGAGATAAAATAACAGCAAGACAAACTGTTCATGGTGCTGACGTACCCATCATACCGGGTTCAACGGGTGCAGTAGAATCTATTGAAGAAGTAGAGGAAATTGCAAAAGATACTGGCTACCCATTAGTGTTAAAAGCAGCTAGTGGTGGAGGCGGTAAAGGTATTCGTATCGTTAAAAGTAAAGAAGAGCTTAGCAAAGCATTGAAAGAAGCAAAAAGTGAAGGCGCAAAATACTTTGATGACGATAGAGTTTATGTCGAAGCATTTATACCAGTAGCTAAGCATGTTGAAGTACAGGTTGTAGGAGACGGCAAGGACAACTTTGTTCATTTAGGTGAAAGAGATTGTTCTGTACAACGTAAAAATCAAAAGCTAATAGAAGAATCACCATGTTCTGCATTATCTGATGAAAAAAGAACGCAAATATGTAATGATGCCGTTAAAGTAGCGCGCGCTTCTAATTATAGAAGTGCAGGTACGATAGAATTTTTAGTTACCGAAGATGCTTATTATTTCATCGAGATGAATGCCAGAATTCAAGTAGAACACACCGTTACAGAAATGAGAGCAAATAGAGATTTATTACAAGCTCAATTATATTTAATGATGTATAATGAATTACCTTTTACTCAGGACGAAATTGCATTTGATGGGCATGTAATAGAAGCACGTATTAATGCCGAAGATCCAGAAAAAGGGTTTCAACCTTCACCTGGTAAAGTTAAAGGATTACATTTACCACATGGCTTTAATGTCAGAGTAGATTCATTACTTTATACAGGCTATATGGTTTCTCCATATTATGACTCTTTGGTAGCTAAAGTAATCGTTAAAGCATCAAATAGACAATTAGCCATAGATAAACTTAAAGTTACTTTAGACGAAATGGTCATTGATGGATTTACGACTACAGCCGATTTCTTATTTGCAGTATTAAATTACCCACCATATGCACATGGAGATGCAAGAGATGTGGATATTAAATTCTTAGATAGACATAACATCATTAAGGAGGCTTAA
- the pxpA gene encoding 5-oxoprolinase subunit PxpA, which translates to MKVDLNCDLGESFGNYKIGNDENIIPVITSANIACGFHAGDAQVMKNTVKLAQENNIGIGAHPGLPDLQGFGRRNMDLSPQEIYDIVVYQLGAINGFCAIHNAKLNHVKPHGALYQMGARDEEIAHAIAQAVHDFDPSLIFVGLSNTLLISKAQEIGLQTASEVFADRRYEANGQLVSRKESDALITDTEEAISQVVSMVKNQQVTAKNGEKISIQADTICVHGDGAHAFEFVSQIRERLSKEGISISTLGG; encoded by the coding sequence ATGAAAGTAGATTTAAATTGTGATTTAGGTGAATCATTTGGTAATTACAAGATAGGTAATGATGAAAACATCATACCAGTAATTACTTCGGCGAATATTGCTTGTGGATTCCATGCAGGTGATGCTCAAGTCATGAAAAATACAGTTAAGTTGGCACAAGAAAATAATATTGGTATTGGCGCTCATCCTGGCCTGCCTGATTTACAAGGTTTTGGTAGACGTAATATGGATTTATCACCACAAGAAATTTATGATATTGTTGTATATCAACTCGGTGCAATCAATGGTTTTTGTGCGATTCATAATGCAAAATTAAATCATGTTAAACCTCATGGCGCGCTTTATCAAATGGGCGCAAGAGATGAAGAAATTGCACATGCGATTGCACAAGCAGTCCATGACTTTGACCCTTCTTTAATATTTGTTGGTTTATCAAACACATTATTAATTTCTAAAGCGCAAGAAATTGGATTACAAACTGCATCTGAAGTTTTTGCGGATAGACGTTATGAAGCAAATGGCCAATTAGTGAGCAGAAAAGAATCTGATGCTTTAATTACTGATACAGAAGAAGCTATTAGTCAAGTTGTTTCAATGGTTAAAAATCAGCAAGTAACCGCAAAAAATGGTGAAAAAATTTCAATACAAGCTGATACTATTTGTGTGCATGGTGATGGGGCGCATGCTTTTGAATTTGTATCACAAATAAGAGAAAGATTATCGAAAGAAGGTATTTCTATTTCGACATTAGGAGGATAA
- a CDS encoding NRAMP family divalent metal transporter, which yields MGKKLAKKDGDFQFTKSHKRLLLGSVFLMATSAIGPAFLTQTAVFTAQFAASFAFAILLSILIDIGAQINIWRVLVVTGKRGQEVANDIVKGLGTFISILIAIGGLAFNIGNIAGAGLGLNAIFGLDVKWGAAITAVLSIAIFISKSGQKIMDVVSMVLGALMIVVVAFVMFKANPPYGDALKHVVMPEHPIALVLPIITLVGGTVGGYITFAGAHRILDSGIQGKSFLPFVNKAAIAGILTTGVLRTLLFLGVLGVVVTGATLSSDNPPASVFEHVLGPIGKNIFGVVLFAAAMSSVIGSAYTSSTFLKTLHKSLFNKANLMVIAFIVVSTIIFLFVGKPVSLLIIAGALNGLILPITLGTILIASKRKSIVGDYKHPNWMLWFGIIAVIVTIVTGIFSLQSLGSLFGS from the coding sequence ATGGGGAAGAAATTAGCAAAAAAAGACGGCGATTTTCAGTTCACAAAAAGCCATAAACGGCTATTATTAGGATCAGTATTTTTAATGGCTACTTCAGCGATAGGGCCAGCGTTTCTAACACAAACGGCTGTATTCACAGCACAATTTGCTGCAAGTTTTGCTTTTGCAATACTCTTATCAATACTTATTGATATCGGTGCTCAAATTAATATTTGGCGTGTATTAGTTGTTACTGGTAAAAGAGGTCAAGAAGTAGCAAATGATATTGTTAAAGGCTTGGGTACTTTTATTTCGATATTAATTGCAATAGGTGGACTCGCTTTTAACATTGGTAATATCGCAGGTGCTGGATTGGGTTTAAATGCAATATTCGGTCTAGACGTCAAATGGGGCGCAGCTATTACGGCTGTACTATCAATCGCTATATTCATAAGTAAAAGTGGTCAAAAGATTATGGATGTCGTTTCTATGGTCTTAGGTGCTCTAATGATCGTTGTTGTTGCCTTTGTCATGTTTAAAGCAAATCCTCCATATGGAGACGCATTAAAGCATGTGGTGATGCCAGAACATCCAATCGCGTTAGTGTTACCAATTATTACATTAGTGGGTGGAACTGTCGGCGGTTACATCACATTTGCCGGCGCCCATAGAATATTAGATTCAGGTATTCAAGGGAAATCCTTTTTACCTTTCGTAAATAAAGCTGCCATTGCAGGTATTTTAACAACTGGCGTTTTGCGTACATTATTATTCCTTGGTGTTCTAGGTGTCGTAGTTACAGGTGCCACATTAAGTTCTGACAACCCTCCTGCATCGGTGTTCGAACACGTTTTGGGACCTATAGGGAAAAATATTTTTGGTGTAGTTTTATTTGCTGCTGCTATGTCATCAGTAATTGGATCAGCATACACAAGTTCAACATTCTTAAAAACGTTGCATAAATCATTATTTAATAAAGCTAATTTAATGGTTATTGCATTTATAGTAGTATCTACCATCATATTCTTATTTGTTGGAAAACCAGTCTCGTTATTAATTATTGCGGGCGCATTGAACGGCTTAATTTTGCCAATCACTTTAGGTACTATTTTAATTGCTAGTAAACGTAAGTCTATCGTTGGTGACTATAAACATCCAAATTGGATGTTATGGTTCGGTATTATAGCGGTAATTGTAACGATTGTTACAGGTATTTTCTCACTGCAAAGTTTAGGTAGTTTATTTGGTTCATAA
- a CDS encoding 5'-methylthioadenosine/adenosylhomocysteine nucleosidase, giving the protein MIGIIGAMEEEVAILKDKLTNLEEVTIAHVKFYKGNLNDTPVVLTQSGIGKVNVAMSTTLLIEHFRPSKIINTGSAGALDEELKVGDVVVSEALAYHDADATAFGYQYGQIPQMPAVFEADKTLLTQSIEAIKATHLPAKTGLIVSGDSFIGSNEQRMQIKQNFNNALAVEMEATAIAQTCYQFNVPFVVTRAISDLANGEAEMSFDEFLKTAARSSSKIVERLIKTI; this is encoded by the coding sequence ATGATAGGTATAATAGGAGCAATGGAAGAAGAAGTTGCAATATTAAAAGATAAATTAACTAACTTAGAAGAAGTGACGATAGCACATGTTAAGTTTTATAAAGGAAATTTAAATGATACACCTGTCGTCTTAACTCAAAGTGGTATTGGCAAAGTAAATGTAGCGATGTCAACGACGCTATTAATTGAACATTTCCGACCATCTAAAATAATAAATACTGGCTCAGCGGGAGCTTTAGATGAAGAACTTAAAGTCGGTGACGTCGTCGTTAGCGAAGCTTTGGCATATCATGATGCAGATGCAACTGCATTTGGCTATCAATATGGGCAAATACCACAAATGCCTGCCGTTTTTGAGGCAGACAAAACATTATTAACACAATCAATCGAAGCAATTAAAGCGACTCATTTGCCAGCCAAAACGGGTCTTATTGTGAGTGGTGATAGTTTTATTGGCTCTAATGAGCAACGTATGCAAATCAAACAAAATTTTAATAATGCATTAGCTGTAGAGATGGAAGCAACGGCAATTGCTCAAACGTGTTATCAATTTAATGTACCTTTCGTTGTGACTAGAGCAATTTCTGATTTAGCAAATGGAGAAGCAGAAATGAGTTTTGATGAATTTTTAAAAACTGCTGCACGTTCTTCAAGTAAAATAGTTGAAAGATTAATTAAAACAATTTAA
- a CDS encoding YqeG family HAD IIIA-type phosphatase: MGIFKKYFMPNEYVQSIFQIDIEKLAASGVKGIITDLDNTLVGWDVDAPTEEVRAWFKKANELGITITIVSNNNEQRVGSFSQSLDVDFIFKARKPMGKAFIKATNHMQLQPEEIVVIGDQMLTDVFGGKRRGLFTIMVVPVKQTDGFITKFNRIIERRLLQHFRKKGYITWEEN; encoded by the coding sequence ATGGGAATTTTTAAGAAATATTTTATGCCAAATGAATATGTGCAATCTATATTTCAAATAGATATAGAAAAACTTGCTGCTTCTGGTGTTAAAGGCATTATTACTGATTTAGATAATACTTTAGTTGGTTGGGATGTTGACGCACCGACAGAAGAAGTTAGAGCATGGTTTAAAAAAGCCAACGAATTAGGCATTACAATTACTATAGTGTCTAACAACAACGAACAACGCGTGGGTAGTTTTTCACAATCACTAGATGTAGATTTTATTTTTAAAGCGCGCAAACCAATGGGTAAAGCATTTATAAAAGCGACAAATCATATGCAATTACAACCTGAAGAAATCGTAGTAATAGGCGATCAAATGCTTACTGATGTATTCGGTGGCAAAAGAAGAGGACTATTTACTATTATGGTAGTACCAGTAAAACAAACTGATGGATTTATTACTAAATTTAATAGAATAATTGAACGTAGATTACTTCAACACTTTAGAAAAAAAGGCTATATCACATGGGAGGAAAATTGA
- the yqeH gene encoding ribosome biogenesis GTPase YqeH, producing the protein MSETEELKCIGCGATLQSEDPNAAGYVPEHNLFREDVVCKRCFRLKNYNEVQDVGMNSEDFLDLLNGLADKKGIVVNVVDIFDFEGSFINALKRIVGNKKVILAANKLDLLPKQINKRRVKEWLKKTARKYGLEAEEVTLISADKGWGIEELMSTIEQKRNQQDVYIVGTTNVGKSTLINKLIEQSVGEKDIVTTSRFPGTTLDMIDIPLDETTFMYDTPGIIQEHQMTHYVSDKELKTIMPKNEIKQRVYQLNEGQTLFFGGLARIDYVSGGKRPLVCYFSNDLNIHRTKTENANDLWRKQLGAVLSPPKDSQNFDLANIKAVRLETGKEKRDVMISGLGFITIEAGAKVIVRVPKNVDVVLRNSIM; encoded by the coding sequence TTGTCAGAAACTGAAGAACTAAAATGTATCGGTTGCGGTGCAACATTGCAATCAGAAGATCCAAATGCGGCAGGTTATGTGCCAGAACATAATTTATTTAGAGAAGACGTTGTTTGTAAAAGATGCTTTAGACTCAAAAATTATAATGAAGTGCAAGATGTAGGAATGAACAGCGAAGACTTTTTAGATTTATTAAATGGTTTAGCTGATAAAAAAGGTATCGTTGTCAATGTAGTCGATATTTTTGATTTTGAAGGTTCATTTATTAATGCCTTAAAACGTATCGTTGGTAATAAGAAAGTTATATTAGCTGCTAATAAGTTGGATTTATTGCCAAAACAAATTAATAAAAGAAGAGTTAAAGAATGGCTGAAAAAAACTGCAAGAAAATACGGTTTAGAAGCAGAAGAAGTAACTCTAATTTCTGCAGATAAAGGTTGGGGCATAGAAGAATTAATGTCGACAATTGAGCAAAAACGTAATCAGCAAGATGTTTACATTGTAGGGACAACTAACGTCGGAAAATCTACGCTTATTAACAAATTAATAGAACAAAGTGTAGGAGAGAAAGATATTGTTACAACTTCTCGTTTCCCAGGGACAACGTTAGATATGATTGATATTCCTTTAGATGAAACAACATTTATGTACGATACACCAGGTATTATACAAGAACATCAAATGACCCATTATGTTAGTGATAAAGAACTCAAAACGATTATGCCTAAAAATGAAATTAAACAACGTGTTTACCAACTGAATGAAGGGCAAACTTTATTCTTTGGCGGTTTAGCACGTATTGATTACGTAAGTGGTGGTAAAAGACCGCTCGTTTGTTACTTTTCAAATGATCTAAATATTCATAGAACCAAAACCGAAAATGCCAATGATTTATGGCGCAAACAACTTGGCGCAGTATTATCACCACCAAAAGATAGTCAAAATTTTGATTTGGCGAATATAAAAGCTGTTAGATTAGAAACTGGTAAAGAAAAACGAGATGTTATGAT